The following proteins come from a genomic window of Crassostrea angulata isolate pt1a10 chromosome 1, ASM2561291v2, whole genome shotgun sequence:
- the LOC128164639 gene encoding peroxidase-like protein, with amino-acid sequence MDRFACFPITVPRNDPHFRGRTCMNMVRHAASLSIECTDGIREQQNQRSSFIDGTAIYGFHREKELQLRRKHGGKLNESHIIDGLLPSDNCPSDTRVTTRYHCFDGGDHRQSETPTLTVLHTTWLRRHNLIAEALRAATGIIDDETLFQEAKRIVVAELQHITYNEFLPAVLNNRHLTFFNLRSRRSGHDNIYNPSVDPRTFNSFGAAVLRMGHSLVRNVVGHDNGRGRVRTYPLQDHFDNPDLIFYPACEPGDLPPCQTRYPPPPHGFEYMARWMSKAPKSRSDNTLVDGIRNHLFEGRGSMFDRETMSFDLGALNIQRGREHGLPPYNAFRAFCGRRPAYHFTAGVHGGLEDHTPQNAANLARVYRSPHDIDLYAGAISETPVRGGILGPTFSCLLAYQFSLYKHGDRFWYENNDHENPRTAFTQDQLAQIKGITHAKVLCSVLKDDHGDISYQARLFKRQHQERNPRIPCREILNGNPLGFDITPFANELHLLRGSRIGRSRNPYDPFTRGSSTLYGSRPRIRNAPFDVGFRVPSPRNFI; translated from the exons ATGGATAGATTTGCTTGTTTTCCTATTACTGTGCCGAGGAACGATCCACATTTTCGAGGTCGAACGTGCATGAATATGGTGCGGCATGCAGCTTCACTTTCTATAGAATGTACCGATG GTATCCGCGAGCAGCAGAACCAGAGATCCTCCTTTATAGACGGCACGGCGATCTATGGCTTCCACAGGGAAAAAGAGTTACAACTTAGAAGAAAAC ACGGTGGTAAACTGAATGAAAGTCATATTATTGATGGACTTTTGCCATCGGACAATTGTCCTTCCGACACACGTGTAACCACACGGTATCACTGCTTCGACGGCG GCGACCACAGACAAAGCGAAACGCCAACCCTCACAGTATTGCATACCACGTGGTTGCGACGTCACAATCTGATAGCTGAGGCTCTACGAGCTGCCACAGGAATTATAGACGATGAGACTCTTTTTCAGGAAGCAAAGAGAATTGTGGTCGCGGAACTCCAGCATATCACTTACAACGAATTTCTGCCAGCGGTTCTAAACAATCGCCACCTTACTTTCTTCAACCTGCGTTCTAGACGATCTGGACACGATAACATATACAACCCTAGCGTGGACCCTCGAACCTTCAACTCCTTTGGGGCAGCGGTGTTACGTATGGGTCACTCCTTGGTTAGAAACGTTGTCGGTCATGACAATGGGCGTGGGCGAGTAAGAACATATCCATTACAAGATCATTTTGATAATCCCGATCTCATTTTTTATCCTGCTTGCGAGCCTGGTGATTTGCCCCCTTGTCAGACCAGATATCCTCCCCCTCCTCATGGGTTTGAGTATATGGCGCGCTGGATGTCTAAAGCCCCCAAGTCTCGTAGTGATAATACTTTAGTTGATGGAATCAGAAACCATTTGTTTGAAGGTCGAGGCAGCATGTTCGATCGTGAAACCATGTCCTTTGACCTCGGGGCTCTAAACATTCAGCGAGGCCGCGAGCATGGACTTCCGCCGTACAACGCCTTCCGCGCGTTCTGTGGACGGCGTCCGGCATACCACTTCACTGCAGGTGTACACGGAGGGCTAGAGGACCATACCCCGCAGAATGCAGCTAACCTGGCCAGGGTTTACAG AAGTCCTCATGACATAGACCTGTATGCTGGCGCTATTTCGGAGACCCCCGTCCGGGGAGGAATCCTGGGCCCCACCTTCTCCTGTCTGTTGGCCTACCAGTTCTCACTGTACAAACATGGAGATAGGTTCTGGTACGAAAACAACGACCACGAAAATCCACGCACTGCTTTTACACAAG ATCAACTTGCCCAAATTAAGGGAATCACTCACGCCAAAGTTTTATGTTCAGTTTTGAAGGACGATCATGGAGATATCAGTTATCAAGCACGTCTTTTTAAACGTCAACATCAGGAAAG AAATCCGCGGATCCCTTGCAGAGAAATTCTTAACGGAAATCCCTTAGGTTTTGATATTACTCCATTTGCTAACGAACTTCATCTCCTGCGTGGCAGCAGAATAGGTCGCTCCCGGAATCCCTATGATCCGTTCACCAGAGGTTCCTCTACTCTATACGGGAGTAGACCTAGAATCCGAAACGCTCCATTTGATGTTGGATTTAGAGTTCCCTCACCTCGTAATTtcatttga